A window of the Fulvia fulva chromosome 3, complete sequence genome harbors these coding sequences:
- a CDS encoding Mitochondrial inner membrane protease atp23, with product MTERSSIPPSPSPSPDAANDNTFRTWSNFFSILTGRADQTTKQSYFHERDIQNEAADIARAEEDVKWLFKASPIITFLKHNIDILGPADGSASIGPHNVRCRRCDTQQSGGFSPEHGILLCANQFRNRGHLEDTLAHEMVHAYDYMRFKIDPLDLRHAACMEIRASTLSGECRFGREFFTRAQFGITQQLQECVRRRAAISVANRPACKDDVQAVRVVNEVWDSCFNDTRPFDEIYK from the coding sequence ATGACCGAACGATCCTCCATCCCCCCATCCCCCTCACCATCACCCGACGCCGCCAACGACAACACCTTCCGGACGTGGTCCAACTTCTTCTCCATCCTTACTGGCCGCGCAGACCAGACCACAAAGCAATCATACTTCCACGAACGCGACATCCAGAACGAAGCAGCCGACATTGCCCGCGCCGAAGAAGACGTCAAATGGCTCTTCAAAGCGTCCCCCATCATAACCTTCCTCAAACACAACATCGACATCCTGGGCCCAGCCGATGGCAGCGCATCGATAGGACCGCACAACGTGAGATGTAGACGCTGCGACACCCAGCAATCAGGCGGCTTCTCCCCCGAGCACGGAATACTTCTTTGCGCAAACCAATTCCGCAATCGCGGACACTTGGAAGATACGTTGGCGCACGAGATGGTGCATGCGTACGATTACATGAGGTTCAAGATCGATCCCTTGGACTTGAGACATGCCGCGTGTATGGAGATTCGGGCGAGCACATTGAGCGGGGAGTGTAGGTTTGGGAGGGAGTTCTTTACTCGAGCGCAGTTTGGCATCACGCAGCAGTTGCAGGAGTGTGTGAGGAGAAGAGCGGCGATCAGTGTGGCGAATCGGCCTGCGTGTAAGGATGATGTGCAGGCAGTGAGGGTGGTGAATGAGGTCTGGGACAGTTGCTTCAATGATACGAGGCCGTTTGATGAGATCTACAAGTGA
- a CDS encoding L-galactonate dehydratase, which yields MVTITGVTTRDVRFPTSLDKTGSDAMNAAGDYSAAYCILRTDSDHEGHGMTFTIGRGNELVCQAIALLGERVKGRTLESFVEDWGKTWRYLVSDSHLRWIGPEKGVIHLALGALVNGIWDLWAKVLDKPVWRIVADMTPEEVVKCIDFRYITDAITPEEAVQLLKEQEPTKAQRRQEALEHRAVPAYTTSAGWLGYGEDKMKSLLQETVSQGYRHFKLKVGTSLEQDKQRLRTARDVIGYDKDNVLMVDANQVWSVPEAIEYMKELAEFKPWFIEEPTSPDDVFGHKAIRDALKPLNIGVATGEMCQNRVIFKQLIQQGAIDVCQIDACRMGGVNEVLAVLLIARKYGVPIVPHSGGVGLPEYTQHLSTIDYVVVSGKLSVLEYVDHLHEHFLHPAVIKDGYYTTPMNAGYSVEMKSDSMDRYEFPGKEGVSWWKSEEARPILEAERI from the exons ATGGTCACCATCACAGGAGTAACAACAAGAGATGTCAGGTTTCCA ACGTCCCTCGACAAGACCGGCAGCGATGCTATGAACGCCGCTGGGGATTACTCCGCCGCCTACTGCATCCTCCGCACTGATTCTGATCATGAGGGCCACGGCATGACCTTCACAATTGGCCGCGGCAACGAGCTCGTCTGTCAAGCCATTGCACTCCTCGGTGAGCGCGTGAAGGGCAGAACATTGGAGTCGTTCGTCGAGGACTGGGGCAAGACCTGGCGCTATCTAGTCTCAGACTCCCACCTTCGCTGGATCGGGCCCGAAAAAGGCGTCATACACCTCGCATTGGGAGCATTGGTCAACGGAATCTGGGATCTCTGGGCCAAAGTTCTGGACAAGCCGGTCTGGCGGATTGTAGCAGACATGACTCCAGAGGAGGTTGTAAAGTGCATAGACTTCCGCTACATCACGGACGCCATCACACCAGAGGAAGCGGTGCAGTTGCTGAAAGAGCAAGAACCAACAAAAGCACAGCGCCGGCAGGAAGCACTTGAACACCGTGCAGTGCCGGCATACACCACATCTGCCGGCTGGTTAGGGTACGGCGAAGATAAGATGAAGTCTCTTCTACAAGAGACCGTCAGCCAAGGTTACCGACACTTCAAGCTTAAAGTCGGCACGTCCCTCGAGCAAGACAAGCAGCGTCTGCGGACCGCCCGGGATGTGATCGGCTACGACAAGGACAACGTCCTGATGGTTGATGCGAACCAAGTCTGGAGTGTCCCTGAAGCAATCGAGTACATGAAAGAGCTAGCAGAGTTCAAGCCCTGGTTCATCGAAGAGCCCACCTCGCCAGACGACGTCTTCGGGCACAAAGCGATACGCGATGCTCTCAAGCCTCTCAACATTGGCGTGGCAACCGGTGAAATGTGCCAAAACCGTGTCATTTTCAAACAACTCATCCAGCAAGGCGCCATCGACGTATGTCAGATCGACGCCTGCCGGATGGGTGGTGTCAACGAAGTTCTCGCTGTCCTGCTCATAGCCAGGAAGTACGGCGTGCCGATTGTACCGCATTCTGGTGGTGTGGGGTTGCCAGAGTATACGCAGCATCTTAGCACCATCGACTATGTCGTCGTGAGTGGCAAGCTGTCGGTGCTGGAGTATGTGGATCATCTGCATGAGCATTTCTTGCACCCTGCTGTGATCAAGGATGGGTACTACACTACCCCGATGAATGCTGGCTACTCTGTCGAGATGAAGTCGGATAGCATGGATCGGTATGAGTTTCCTGGTAAGGAGGGCGTGAGCTGGTGGAAGAGTGAGGAGGCGAGGCCAATTTTGGAGGCGGAGAGGATTTGA
- a CDS encoding Ecp24-1, giving the protein MRLPWAYQIPLTIFLAIPGGFCIDASRPAWTNPEGDSTPIKLTPPPGYHQFCGNMIHQGGVQTFEFSIYRGQCTLVPSTPCPPMGNVLLCKS; this is encoded by the exons ATGCGTCTTCCTTGGGCTTACCAGATTCCTCTGACTATTTTTCTTGCAATACCTGGAGGTTTCTGCATAGATGCCTCCCGCCCGGCCTGGACTAATCCTGAAGGAGACTCGACCCCTATCAAGTTAACGCCGCCACCAGGCTATCACCAATTCTGT GGCAACATGATTCATCAGGGTGGTGTGCAAACGTTTGAGTTCTCAATATACCGAGGACAATGTACCTTGGTTCCTTCAACACCGTGCCCTCCAATGGGGAACGTTTTGTTATGCAAGTCATAG